Proteins from a genomic interval of Benincasa hispida cultivar B227 chromosome 7, ASM972705v1, whole genome shotgun sequence:
- the LOC120081581 gene encoding protein TIFY 6B-like isoform X1: protein MEMDFLGLSSKEPLAMVKQEIDNDGAQDSGYTKSSGVPWSSNKASALPHMIPFKISAEDKSSKLGSDPVVATSDQRRAAEIQKTFNHDRQGGPHFSLAAYPMQPDLYSIHRPHETKLFSVQNQGISVSLGNLSLKNPFALPGQMAGSILKQPLGGVPVSSAPNSFFPPFGSIVGITEPWNSMKPTGGSPNQLTIFYGGTVNVYNDITPEKAQAIMFLAGAGAAISNIAHPKAQAHGMGAKMTTASEAAPINQPVSALPCPALSSPLSVSSHTGAQSASGSSCTDELKGAKTNGVPTTPISKIEPQRKVNPVGPVTASAMMPSAVPQARKASLARFLEKRKERVMSSAPYNLSKKYPECAATESNGANFSSPITGNSANVAS, encoded by the exons ATGGAGATGGATTTTTTGGGTTTGAGCTCTAAGGAGCCATTGGCTATGGTTAAACAGGAGATTGACAACGATGGAGCACAAGATTCTG GGTATACTAAAAGTTCTGGTGTTCCATGGTCCTCTAACAAGGCCTCTGCCCTTCCTCATATGATACCTTTCAAGATTTCTGCAGAGGACAAGAGTTCGAAGCTCGGTTCTGATCCGGTCGTTGCTACTTCGGATCAACGAAGAGCAGCAGAAATCCAG AAAACATTCAATCACGATAGGCAAGGTGGTCCTCATTTTTCCCTGGCAGCTTATCCTATGCAACCTGATTTGTATTCGATTCACCGTCCTCACGAAACAAAACTATTTTCAGTTCAAAATCAAGGTATATCTGTTTCCTTAGGCAATCTATCCttgaagaacccttttgctcTTCCTGGTCAGATGGCTGGTTCTATCCTCAAACAACCACTTGGAGGAGTCCCTGTTTCGAGTGCTCCGAATTCATTTTTCCCACCATTCGGTTCCATTGTTGGGATCACTGAGCCATG GAATAGCATGAAACCTACTGGTGGATCTCCAAACCAATTGACTATTTTTTACGGCGGTACCGTCAACGTCTACAATGACATTACCCCTGAAAAG GCTCAGGCTATAATGTTCTTGGCTGGGGCTGGGGCTGCCATATCCAACATTGCACATCCAAAAGCTCAGGCTCATGGAATGGGTGCAAAAATGACTACGGCAAGTGAGGCTGCTCCTATAAACCAGCCGGTAAGTGCCTTGCCTTGCCCTGCTCTCTCTAGCCCCTTGTCTGTTTCTTCTCACACTGGCGCCCAGTCTGCAAGCGGGTCAAGCTGCACTGATGAGTTGAAAGGAGCTAAAACCAATGGAGTTCCCACAACTCCTATCAGCAAAATAGAGCCTCAAAGAAAAGTCAATCCGGTCGGACCTGTCACTGCTAGTGCTATGATGCCATCTG CTGTTCCACAGGCTCGTAAAGCATCCTTAGCTCGGTTTTTAGAGAAGCGCAAGGAGAG GGTTATGAGCTCTGCTCCATACAATCTTAGCAAGAAATATCCCG
- the LOC120081581 gene encoding protein TIFY 6B-like isoform X3, producing MEMDFLGLSSKEPLAMVKQEIDNDGAQDSGYTKSSGVPWSSNKASALPHMIPFKISAEDKSSKLGSDPVVATSDQRRAAEIQMAGSILKQPLGGVPVSSAPNSFFPPFGSIVGITEPWNSMKPTGGSPNQLTIFYGGTVNVYNDITPEKAQAIMFLAGAGAAISNIAHPKAQAHGMGAKMTTASEAAPINQPVSALPCPALSSPLSVSSHTGAQSASGSSCTDELKGAKTNGVPTTPISKIEPQRKVNPVGPVTASAMMPSAVPQARKASLARFLEKRKERVMSSAPYNLSKKYPECAATESNGANFSSPITGNSANVAS from the exons ATGGAGATGGATTTTTTGGGTTTGAGCTCTAAGGAGCCATTGGCTATGGTTAAACAGGAGATTGACAACGATGGAGCACAAGATTCTG GGTATACTAAAAGTTCTGGTGTTCCATGGTCCTCTAACAAGGCCTCTGCCCTTCCTCATATGATACCTTTCAAGATTTCTGCAGAGGACAAGAGTTCGAAGCTCGGTTCTGATCCGGTCGTTGCTACTTCGGATCAACGAAGAGCAGCAGAAATCCAG ATGGCTGGTTCTATCCTCAAACAACCACTTGGAGGAGTCCCTGTTTCGAGTGCTCCGAATTCATTTTTCCCACCATTCGGTTCCATTGTTGGGATCACTGAGCCATG GAATAGCATGAAACCTACTGGTGGATCTCCAAACCAATTGACTATTTTTTACGGCGGTACCGTCAACGTCTACAATGACATTACCCCTGAAAAG GCTCAGGCTATAATGTTCTTGGCTGGGGCTGGGGCTGCCATATCCAACATTGCACATCCAAAAGCTCAGGCTCATGGAATGGGTGCAAAAATGACTACGGCAAGTGAGGCTGCTCCTATAAACCAGCCGGTAAGTGCCTTGCCTTGCCCTGCTCTCTCTAGCCCCTTGTCTGTTTCTTCTCACACTGGCGCCCAGTCTGCAAGCGGGTCAAGCTGCACTGATGAGTTGAAAGGAGCTAAAACCAATGGAGTTCCCACAACTCCTATCAGCAAAATAGAGCCTCAAAGAAAAGTCAATCCGGTCGGACCTGTCACTGCTAGTGCTATGATGCCATCTG CTGTTCCACAGGCTCGTAAAGCATCCTTAGCTCGGTTTTTAGAGAAGCGCAAGGAGAG GGTTATGAGCTCTGCTCCATACAATCTTAGCAAGAAATATCCCG
- the LOC120081581 gene encoding protein TIFY 6B-like isoform X2: MEMDFLGLSSKEPLAMVKQEIDNDGAQDSGYTKSSGVPWSSNKASALPHMIPFKISAEDKSSKLGSDPVVATSDQRRAAEIQKTFNHDRQVQNQGISVSLGNLSLKNPFALPGQMAGSILKQPLGGVPVSSAPNSFFPPFGSIVGITEPWNSMKPTGGSPNQLTIFYGGTVNVYNDITPEKAQAIMFLAGAGAAISNIAHPKAQAHGMGAKMTTASEAAPINQPVSALPCPALSSPLSVSSHTGAQSASGSSCTDELKGAKTNGVPTTPISKIEPQRKVNPVGPVTASAMMPSAVPQARKASLARFLEKRKERVMSSAPYNLSKKYPECAATESNGANFSSPITGNSANVAS; encoded by the exons ATGGAGATGGATTTTTTGGGTTTGAGCTCTAAGGAGCCATTGGCTATGGTTAAACAGGAGATTGACAACGATGGAGCACAAGATTCTG GGTATACTAAAAGTTCTGGTGTTCCATGGTCCTCTAACAAGGCCTCTGCCCTTCCTCATATGATACCTTTCAAGATTTCTGCAGAGGACAAGAGTTCGAAGCTCGGTTCTGATCCGGTCGTTGCTACTTCGGATCAACGAAGAGCAGCAGAAATCCAG AAAACATTCAATCACGATAGGCAAG TTCAAAATCAAGGTATATCTGTTTCCTTAGGCAATCTATCCttgaagaacccttttgctcTTCCTGGTCAGATGGCTGGTTCTATCCTCAAACAACCACTTGGAGGAGTCCCTGTTTCGAGTGCTCCGAATTCATTTTTCCCACCATTCGGTTCCATTGTTGGGATCACTGAGCCATG GAATAGCATGAAACCTACTGGTGGATCTCCAAACCAATTGACTATTTTTTACGGCGGTACCGTCAACGTCTACAATGACATTACCCCTGAAAAG GCTCAGGCTATAATGTTCTTGGCTGGGGCTGGGGCTGCCATATCCAACATTGCACATCCAAAAGCTCAGGCTCATGGAATGGGTGCAAAAATGACTACGGCAAGTGAGGCTGCTCCTATAAACCAGCCGGTAAGTGCCTTGCCTTGCCCTGCTCTCTCTAGCCCCTTGTCTGTTTCTTCTCACACTGGCGCCCAGTCTGCAAGCGGGTCAAGCTGCACTGATGAGTTGAAAGGAGCTAAAACCAATGGAGTTCCCACAACTCCTATCAGCAAAATAGAGCCTCAAAGAAAAGTCAATCCGGTCGGACCTGTCACTGCTAGTGCTATGATGCCATCTG CTGTTCCACAGGCTCGTAAAGCATCCTTAGCTCGGTTTTTAGAGAAGCGCAAGGAGAG GGTTATGAGCTCTGCTCCATACAATCTTAGCAAGAAATATCCCG